In a single window of the Triticum urartu cultivar G1812 unplaced genomic scaffold, Tu2.1 TuUngrouped_contig_9756, whole genome shotgun sequence genome:
- the LOC125532378 gene encoding heavy metal-associated isoprenylated plant protein 39-like, whose translation MAAIKVTAYSRSNWHFLISLKIVVKLDLQCDRQKQKAIKTVSTLCAWLSSPGIDQIVLDTKDGKMTVVGTVDPVDVVRRLRKRFCSVWIVSVGPAKEEKKKRAVFFSLSYTVSTIRSVQCGLRCMWMCAKLTVVPAAQPLIV comes from the exons ATGGCTGCCATCAAGGTCACTGCTTACAGCCGGTCCAACTGGCATTTCTTAATTTCACTT AAGATCGTGGTGAAGCTGGACCTGCAGTGCGACAGGCAGAAGCAGAAGGCGATCAAGACCGTCTCCACTCTCTGTG CGTGGCTTTCTTCCCCAGGTATCGACCAGATCGTCCTGGACACGAAGGACGGCAAGATGACGGTCGTGGGGACGGTCGACCCGGTCGACGTCGTCCGCAGGCTGCGCAAGCGCTTCTGCTCGGTGTGGATAGTCTCCGTCGGCCCGGCCAAGGAGGAGAAAAAGAAGAGAGCAGTTTTTTTTAGCCTGAGCTACACGGTATCCACTATCCGGAGCGTTCAATGTGGGCTGCGGTGCATGTGGATGTGTGCAAAATTAACAGTTGTGCCAGCCGCCCAGCCCTTAATAGTCTGA